A stretch of Lathyrus oleraceus cultivar Zhongwan6 chromosome 6, CAAS_Psat_ZW6_1.0, whole genome shotgun sequence DNA encodes these proteins:
- the LOC127096600 gene encoding probable histone H2B.3, with protein sequence MAPKGEKKPAAKKPAEKAPVEPKAEKKIPKDASSTDRKKKRNKKNVETYKIYIFKVLKQVHPDIGISSKAMGIMNSFINDIFEKLAQESSRLARYNKKHTISSREIQTAVRLVLPGELAKHAVSEGTKSVTKFTSSD encoded by the coding sequence ATGGCACCCAAGGGAGAGAAGAAACCAGCGGCAAAGAAGCCTGCAGAGAAGGCACCAGTAGAACCCAAGGCTGAGAAAAAGATCCCGAAGGACGCTTCCTCCACCGACAGGAAGAAGAAGAGAAACAAGAAGAACGTTGAGACGTACAAGATCTACATCTTCAAGGTTCTTAAGCAAGTTCATCCTGATATTGGAATCTCCAGCAAAGCTATGGGAATCATGAACAGCTTCATCAATGACATCTTCGAGAAGCTCGCTCAGGAGTCTTCTAGACTCGCTCGCTACAACAAGAAACACACCATCTCTTCCCGGGAGATCCAGACTGCTGTTCGTCTCGTTCTTCCCGGCGAGCTCGCCAAGCACGCCGTTTCTGAGGGAACTAAATCTGTTACCAAGTTCACCAGCTCTGATTAA